A part of Populus alba chromosome 8, ASM523922v2, whole genome shotgun sequence genomic DNA contains:
- the LOC118039855 gene encoding nicotinate-nucleotide pyrophosphorylase [carboxylating], chloroplastic isoform X2 encodes MSVAQTINPGLSFRSMVVKPPSHPTYDMKGVIKLALAEDAGDRGDVTCLATIPFDMEVEAHFLAKEDGIVAGISLAEMIFHEVDPSLKVEWSQKDGDYVQKGLQFGKVSGQAHNIVVAERVVLNFMQRMSGIATLTKTMADAARPACILETRKTAPGLRLVDKWAVLIGGGRNHRMGLFDMVMIKDNHISIAGGIINAIKSVDQYLEQQNLQMEVEVETRTLEEVDEVLRYTSQTKSSLTRIMLDNMVIPLPNGDVDVSMLKDAVEMINGRFETEASGNVTLETVHKIGQTGVTYISSGALTHSVKALDISLKIDTELALQVGRRTKRA; translated from the exons ATGTCTGTGGCTCAAACCATAAATCCTGGATTATCTTTCCGGTCGATGGTAGTAAAACCTCCTTCACATCCTACATATGATATGAAGGGTGTTATTAAGCTGGCACTCGCTGAAGATGCTGGGGATCGAG GAGATGTGACTTGTTTGGCAACAATTCCTTTTGACATGGAAGTGGAAGCCCATTTCTTGGCAAAGGAAGACGGCATCGTTGCTGGAATTTCACTTGCAGAGATGATATTTCACGAGGTTGATCCCTCTCTAAAG GTAGAGTGGTCTCAGAAGGATGGAGATTATGTTCAGAAAGGACTGCAGTTTGGAAAAGTATCTG GACAAGCACACAATATTGTTGTTGCTGAAAGAGTGGTGCTAAATTTTATGCAGCGGATGAGCGGAATAGCAACTCTGACTAAG ACAATGGCTGATGCGGCACGCCCAGCTTGCATTTTAGAGACACGAAAAACGGCTCCGGGTTTACGTTTGGTTGATAAGTGGGCG GTTCTAATTGGTGGGGGGCGAAATCACAGAATGGGTTTGTTTGATATGGTTATGATAAAAGATAATCATATATCAATAGCTGGAGGTATCATAAATGCCATCAAATCTGTTGATCAGTATTTAGAGCAACAAAACCTTCAAATGGAGGTTGAG GTTGAAACCAGGACTCTTGAAGAAGTAGATGAGGTGCTACGTTATACATCTCAAACAAAGTCATCCTTGACCCGGATAATGCTAGATAATATGGTTATACCACTACCAAATGGGGATGTTGATGTATCTATGCTTAAAGATGCTGTGGAAATGATCAACGGGAGATTTGAGACTGAG GCATCGGGCAATGTTACTCTTGAAACTGTACACAAAATTGGACAGACAGGGGTAACCTACATTTCCAG TGGTGCACTGACACATTCTGTAAAAGCACTTGACATCTCCCTCAAAATTGATACGGAGTTGGCACTTCAAGTTGGAAGGCGCACAAAACGAGCATGA
- the LOC118039855 gene encoding nicotinate-nucleotide pyrophosphorylase [carboxylating], chloroplastic isoform X3, translated as MEVEAHFLAKEDGIVAGISLAEMIFHEVDPSLKVEWSQKDGDYVQKGLQFGKVSGQAHNIVVAERVVLNFMQRMSGIATLTKTMADAARPACILETRKTAPGLRLVDKWAVLIGGGRNHRMGLFDMVMIKDNHISIAGGIINAIKSVDQYLEQQNLQMEVEVETRTLEEVDEVLRYTSQTKSSLTRIMLDNMVIPLPNGDVDVSMLKDAVEMINGRFETEASGNVTLETVHKIGQTGVTYISSGALTHSVKALDISLKIDTELALQVGRRTKRA; from the exons ATGGAAGTGGAAGCCCATTTCTTGGCAAAGGAAGACGGCATCGTTGCTGGAATTTCACTTGCAGAGATGATATTTCACGAGGTTGATCCCTCTCTAAAG GTAGAGTGGTCTCAGAAGGATGGAGATTATGTTCAGAAAGGACTGCAGTTTGGAAAAGTATCTG GACAAGCACACAATATTGTTGTTGCTGAAAGAGTGGTGCTAAATTTTATGCAGCGGATGAGCGGAATAGCAACTCTGACTAAG ACAATGGCTGATGCGGCACGCCCAGCTTGCATTTTAGAGACACGAAAAACGGCTCCGGGTTTACGTTTGGTTGATAAGTGGGCG GTTCTAATTGGTGGGGGGCGAAATCACAGAATGGGTTTGTTTGATATGGTTATGATAAAAGATAATCATATATCAATAGCTGGAGGTATCATAAATGCCATCAAATCTGTTGATCAGTATTTAGAGCAACAAAACCTTCAAATGGAGGTTGAG GTTGAAACCAGGACTCTTGAAGAAGTAGATGAGGTGCTACGTTATACATCTCAAACAAAGTCATCCTTGACCCGGATAATGCTAGATAATATGGTTATACCACTACCAAATGGGGATGTTGATGTATCTATGCTTAAAGATGCTGTGGAAATGATCAACGGGAGATTTGAGACTGAG GCATCGGGCAATGTTACTCTTGAAACTGTACACAAAATTGGACAGACAGGGGTAACCTACATTTCCAG TGGTGCACTGACACATTCTGTAAAAGCACTTGACATCTCCCTCAAAATTGATACGGAGTTGGCACTTCAAGTTGGAAGGCGCACAAAACGAGCATGA
- the LOC118039855 gene encoding nicotinate-nucleotide pyrophosphorylase [carboxylating], chloroplastic isoform X1: MSRIIFSSSSTLPLLYSTSRRVVKMSVAQTINPGLSFRSMVVKPPSHPTYDMKGVIKLALAEDAGDRGDVTCLATIPFDMEVEAHFLAKEDGIVAGISLAEMIFHEVDPSLKVEWSQKDGDYVQKGLQFGKVSGQAHNIVVAERVVLNFMQRMSGIATLTKTMADAARPACILETRKTAPGLRLVDKWAVLIGGGRNHRMGLFDMVMIKDNHISIAGGIINAIKSVDQYLEQQNLQMEVEVETRTLEEVDEVLRYTSQTKSSLTRIMLDNMVIPLPNGDVDVSMLKDAVEMINGRFETEASGNVTLETVHKIGQTGVTYISSGALTHSVKALDISLKIDTELALQVGRRTKRA, from the exons ATGTCTCGGATCATTTTTAGTTCTTCATCAACGCTACCTCTATTATATTCAACTtcaag GCGGGTTGTTAAAATGTCTGTGGCTCAAACCATAAATCCTGGATTATCTTTCCGGTCGATGGTAGTAAAACCTCCTTCACATCCTACATATGATATGAAGGGTGTTATTAAGCTGGCACTCGCTGAAGATGCTGGGGATCGAG GAGATGTGACTTGTTTGGCAACAATTCCTTTTGACATGGAAGTGGAAGCCCATTTCTTGGCAAAGGAAGACGGCATCGTTGCTGGAATTTCACTTGCAGAGATGATATTTCACGAGGTTGATCCCTCTCTAAAG GTAGAGTGGTCTCAGAAGGATGGAGATTATGTTCAGAAAGGACTGCAGTTTGGAAAAGTATCTG GACAAGCACACAATATTGTTGTTGCTGAAAGAGTGGTGCTAAATTTTATGCAGCGGATGAGCGGAATAGCAACTCTGACTAAG ACAATGGCTGATGCGGCACGCCCAGCTTGCATTTTAGAGACACGAAAAACGGCTCCGGGTTTACGTTTGGTTGATAAGTGGGCG GTTCTAATTGGTGGGGGGCGAAATCACAGAATGGGTTTGTTTGATATGGTTATGATAAAAGATAATCATATATCAATAGCTGGAGGTATCATAAATGCCATCAAATCTGTTGATCAGTATTTAGAGCAACAAAACCTTCAAATGGAGGTTGAG GTTGAAACCAGGACTCTTGAAGAAGTAGATGAGGTGCTACGTTATACATCTCAAACAAAGTCATCCTTGACCCGGATAATGCTAGATAATATGGTTATACCACTACCAAATGGGGATGTTGATGTATCTATGCTTAAAGATGCTGTGGAAATGATCAACGGGAGATTTGAGACTGAG GCATCGGGCAATGTTACTCTTGAAACTGTACACAAAATTGGACAGACAGGGGTAACCTACATTTCCAG TGGTGCACTGACACATTCTGTAAAAGCACTTGACATCTCCCTCAAAATTGATACGGAGTTGGCACTTCAAGTTGGAAGGCGCACAAAACGAGCATGA